The DNA segment TTTTTTTTAGTGATTGTACTGATGACATTATAAAAAAGATAATTGTTTGATTATTATTAATTTTTTAAAATTACAAAGAGCAATCATCTTTCCCTAACTTACTCTTGCATTAAAACGATCACGCTCTTTTCTCTCTTTGTTGTTTGCGCCTCTGTGGTATGAGCTACGCGCACGTTAAAAAGAGCGATCGCTACGCTTGCCAAAGGCATCGCTCAAACACCAGACCAATCAGATATAGTTAAATTAAAGAAAAGATGAAAATTAATAGTAATTATGCTATAGAACAATTAATAGTTCGAGTGGCTGATAAGGAAAAAGCAGAAATGCTATTGAAGATTCTTTCAAGTTTAGATTTTGTTAACTCTGTAGAATTAATGGAAGATAACGCGAATATATCTGAAGATGAGCAAGATTTTTTTTCTTTGGTGGGGCTGTGGGAAAATAGAAATCTTACTACTGAGTCGATTCGTCAAGAAGCATGGCGATAATATCTTAAATGATTTTATGTTATACCAATATTCTTATAGAGTTTTCTAAGAATAACTCTAAGGTTATCAAGGCATCGCCTAAACACCAGACCAATCAGATATAGTTAAATTAAAGAAAGAATGAAAATTCAGAATAATTATATTATGCTTAATGGAATTAAACAAAAGGCTGTTGTCGGGAAAGATGGCAAAATTGAACTGTCTACCACCGAACTACCAGAAGGAACAGTCGTAGAAGTCATTGTGCTAGTTGAACCATCCACTCAAGAAGATGAAACTACCTATCTGATGAAATCAGAAGCTAACAAAACACATTTACTTAAAGCTTTGGAGAATGTAGAAAAAGGAAATTTGATATATGTTGATTTAGACGAATATGAAAAAGGTGGCATTTGAACCAGAAGCCTTTGAACAACTTGGTGAATGGGCTACAGAAGATAAAAGAATTTTCAAAAAAATATTGGCACTAATTAAAGATATACAAAGAGATGCTTTTACAGGAATAGGTAAGCCAGAAGCCATGAAATATCAACTACAAGGTTACTGGTCAAGGTGTATTTCAGATGAACATCGATTAGTTTACAAAGTGGAAGCAGATTTATTAATTATTTTGTCCTGTAAATATCATTATGACTAATAAATCTTATACTTATAGTGCTTTTGTCATCACAATAAGGCCTTCGTTAATTAAGCTTAAAAAAGCAATACCCAAACTTAATCAAAAGCTTGGGTATTACTAAAGATGAAAATAGATTGTAAGTTACCAACAAATTAGCACTTAAAGCAATTAGCTAAACAGCACCACTATTTTTATTGAATAGAATTGCTACAGTTTTGAAAATTAATTTCAAATCGTATAATAAACTCCAATTTTTTTGATACTCTAAATCCAGACGAATTACATCTTCAAAACTGCGTACCTTAGAACGTCCATTGACTTGCCATTCTCCAGTCATACCGGGTTTAACGTCTAAACGTTGCCATTCTGGTACTTCATAGCGCTCTACTTCATCTGGTGTGGGTGGTCTAGTACCCACTAAGCTCATATCTCCTTTGAGGACGTTCCAAAATTGCGGTAATTCATCCAAGCTAGTTCGCCGCAAAAATCGCCCTACCCGTGTTACTCTAGGATCTTTTTCGTTCTTGAAAAATGCACCTTGGACTTCATTTTTAACTTGGGACTTCTTCGCTTCAGCGTCTACACACATGGAACGGAATTTCCAAATCTTAAAGCGTTTGCCCATCCAACCGCAGCGAATTTGACCAAAGAAAATGGGGCCAGGATCATCACTTTGGATAGCTACAATAATGGGAATGAACAAAAATCCGGTAATTACCAAACCTACTAGTGCGCCAATAACGTCTATGAACCGTTTCATCCAAGATGCCACAGATGGATGAGTGGTAGGTAGTGGCTCTACTTTGCGAGAATTACTCTTGTGGGTATCTGTGGCTTTGTCAGTTTCTATTGGCGACCTTTCGCTGCTAGACTCAATGGTGAAAACTTCATCTAATCCTGTGAGGTTTAGCACTGCCATGACTTGAGGAGTAACATTGAGCAAAGTCAAGGCAATCCCTTTTTCCTGGGAATTTTTGAAATTACTCACCAAAGCACCCAAACCACTACTATCCATAAAAGTAGTTTGGTGAAAATCAATAGTGATTTGCTTGGGAGGTGTATTTTCTTGAATTAAATCTTGGCAGGTCTGCTTAAAGGCTACTGCCTCAAGCACGCTTAACCGCGCTGGCACCTGCACTATGACAGTTTCCTGGATAGAAGAAACTGGAAAGTCTTCCTGTGTGGGTTGGCTAGTCATGAAGCTCTGCACTTTCGTTGCCATGTAAATTTAAACTGCCAAAAATTATTTTATCCTGGTAATTTACTTAACCTCGTACTCAGATGATAATTAATTAATAGGTATAAACACTAATAGTTAGTAGTGAGTTTCTCAGGATGGGAGCGGAGATTGCCAGCGACGATTCACAATAGAACAAGAAGTAAACAAACATCTCCTCTTTTGTGCCAACGCAGCGCGATCGCGTTGCTACTATCCCATGACTGTTAAAACTACGGTTCAACCTACAGCAC comes from the Nodularia sp. NIES-3585 genome and includes:
- a CDS encoding Txe/YoeB family addiction module toxin gives rise to the protein MKKVAFEPEAFEQLGEWATEDKRIFKKILALIKDIQRDAFTGIGKPEAMKYQLQGYWSRCISDEHRLVYKVEADLLIILSCKYHYD
- a CDS encoding anti-sigma factor antagonist (This anti-anti-sigma factor, or anti-sigma factor antagonist, belongs to a family that includes characterized members SpoIIAA, RsbV, RsfA, and RsfB.) translates to MATKVQSFMTSQPTQEDFPVSSIQETVIVQVPARLSVLEAVAFKQTCQDLIQENTPPKQITIDFHQTTFMDSSGLGALVSNFKNSQEKGIALTLLNVTPQVMAVLNLTGLDEVFTIESSSERSPIETDKATDTHKSNSRKVEPLPTTHPSVASWMKRFIDVIGALVGLVITGFLFIPIIVAIQSDDPGPIFFGQIRCGWMGKRFKIWKFRSMCVDAEAKKSQVKNEVQGAFFKNEKDPRVTRVGRFLRRTSLDELPQFWNVLKGDMSLVGTRPPTPDEVERYEVPEWQRLDVKPGMTGEWQVNGRSKVRSFEDVIRLDLEYQKNWSLLYDLKLIFKTVAILFNKNSGAV